The Solanum lycopersicum chromosome 6, SLM_r2.1 genome has a window encoding:
- the LOC101248307 gene encoding uncharacterized protein translates to MGHKKRTVAPRSKPLSSPAAVSEDGSPPSIDADLKLVSTIPSITNGSLSRNDALAVNDYENSTSSSSASYASIKLECERALTSLRRGNHTKALRLMKDLSTKHENSPHSALIHRVQGTVCVKVASIIDDPNTKQRHLRNAIESARKAVSLSPYSVEFSHFYANLLYEAANDGKEYEEVVQECERALAIENPIDPAKESLQEESQQKISSPEARISHIHGELHNLIQKSNFASISTWMKNIGTGEEKFRLIPIRRVSEDPMELRLVQGRRPNEIKKATKTPEERRKEIEVRVAAARLLQQKSETVKSQNDVDKGLDSTAGSGQRARDRRSSGNAKKNTSSTERRKWVQSYWNSISLDVKKELLRIRISDLKTHFTASKDHLAIEVLSDALPFAETHKTWEFWRCCRCNENFADSQSHVHHVVHDHMGALLPKMQSVLPQNVENEWAEMLLNCSWKPLDINAAVKMLDKQSRYQGHGFLDETYGRDDGEGPKDDYLEAFCHVDEWDSSPRRKKVGDRLNVNMVESRKNDKISDIDYMDCDEDGGSKICLLPEDMPLSDDPERAKLLERIRAVFEALIKNKYLASTHLSKVMHYVVEELQSLSFGSQLLNYNIDQSPLCICFLGPEELKKVLKYLQELSHSCGLGRYPEKVGAVDETSNGCHGIDNLEKIVFSDDSSCLLFDQYFLERNLSPSSYPDAVSNDRNTAILSGNQYQDGVLVDPDALLSWLFTGPSSVAALASWTRAREEKGQQGMEILRLLEKEYYDLQGLCERKCEHLSYEEALQVVEDLCLEEGKKREHETEFVRQSYDSILRKRREQLIDSDNDTTIISNRPELDAISNVLKEAESLNVNQFGFDETYGGGTSQFCDLESGEEDDWRLKDYLHQVDSSVEVAIQRQKEHISIELSKIDARIMRVVTGMQQLESKLEPASSQDYRRILVPLLKSFLRAHLEDLAEKDATEKSDATREAFLAELARDSEKSSSWGNEKSKHAHEKTKDKKKKQEYRKAKDSKPNSGNELHVLHHETVDHVSSPLAHDGDDQESEIPQTGNSLDLQEEEYKRMIELEAEERKLEETLEYQRRIENEAKLKHLAEQHKRTVRAVQENMDAVTNPESYPYQKSSPDTYLKSCDIDQKVNEQWKRSEKNNVLLNSVEGLSKNFPERMSQRDGLSNKGTPEDGILMSDKRSGRKGRRPKDSSKFSEGNYQSGSSERENTQVSESKALDSSHENNGTRDSGTKTLRQLHVEEDDEERFQADLKRAVRQSLDAFHAHQKFPLMASSGRQRMISETGDLSNEISFGNVKEMDDVYGTGLKNEVGEYNCFLNVIIQSLWHLRQFRDDFLRRSSSEHDHVGDPCVVCALYDIFTALNTASTEMQREAIAPTSLRIALSNLYPNSNFFQEAQMNDSSEVLGVIFDCLHRSFTSTLGGSDAESADSSCTGSWDCTSSACTVHSLFGMDIFERMNCYNCGLESRHLKYTSFFHNINASALRTMKVMCPESSFDELLNLVEMNHQLACDPEVGGCEKLNYIHHILSAPPHIFTTVLGWQNTCEDVDDIKATLSALSTEVDIGVLYRGLDPKNKHCLTSVVCYYGQHYHCFAYSHDRGQWIMYDDKTVKVIGGWDDVLVMCERGHLQPQVLFFEAVN, encoded by the exons ATGGGGCATAAGAAGCGAACCGTCGCTCCTCGCTCCAAACCCTTAAGTTCACCGGCGGCGGTCTCAGAAGATGGGTCACCGCCGTCGATTGATGCTGACCTAAAGCTAGTTTCAACGATTCCTTCAATTACGAATGGATCTTTGAGTAGAAACGATGCCCTAGCTGTAAATGATTATGAGAACAGTACTTCATCGTCTTCGGCTTCTTATGCTTCAATTAAGCTTGAATGTGAGCGTGCCCTAACGTCCTTGCGACGTGGGAACCATACTAAAGCACTAAGGTTGATGAAGGACTTGTCTACTAAGCATGAAAATTCGCCTCATTCGGCGCTGATTCATCGCGTCCAGGGCACAGTTTGTGTGAAGGTGGCTTCTATTATTGATGATCCTAATACGAAGCAGAGGCATTTGAGGAATGCAATTGAGAGTGCTAGGAAAGCAGTGTCACTGTCTCCGTACTCAGTTGAGTTTTCACATTTCTATGCTAATTTGTTGTACGAAGCAGCAAATGACGGGAAGGAGTACGAGGAAGTTGTGCAGGAGTGTGAAAGAGCATTGGCAATTGAAAACCCCATTGATCCTGCAAAAGAGAGCTTACAAGAGGAGAGTCAACAGAAGATCTCCTCGCCTGAAGCTCGAATATCTCATATACATGGTGAGCTTCATAACTTGATTCAGAAGTCGAATTTTGCTTCCATTTCTACTTGGATGAAGAATATAGGTACTGGGGAGGAGAAATTCAGGTTAATTCCAATTAGGAGGGTGTCTGAGGACCCAATGGAATTGAGATTGGTTCAGGGAAGAAGACCAAACGAAATTAAGAAGGCGACTAAGACACctgaagagagaagaaaagagaTTGAGGTTCGGGTAGCTGCTGCTAGGCTGTTGCAGCAGAAGTCAGAAACTGTCAAATCACAGAATGATGTAGACAAAGGTTTGGATTCAACTGCAGGATCGGGTCAGAGAGCACGAGATAGGAGGTCCAGCGGAAATGCAAAGAAGAATACTTCTTCCACTGAGAGAAGAAAGTGGGTGCAGTCATATTGGAATTCCATAAGTTTGGATGTGAAGAAAGAATTGCTTAGAATTAGAATTTCAGATCTTAAGACACATTTTACTGCTTCTAAGGATCATTTGGCTATAGAAGTACTCTCTGATGCTCTTCCATTTGCCGAGACCCATAAAACATGGGAGTTCTGGAGATGTTGCCGGTGCAATGAAAATTTTGCTGATTCTCAATCACACGTTCATCATGTTGTGCATGATCACATGGGAGCTTTGCTGCCTAAAATGCAGTCAGTTTTGCCTCAAAATGTTGAGAATGAGTGGGCTGAGATGCTTCTGAACTGTTCTTGGAAACCATTAGATATTAATGCGGCAGTGAAAATGCTAGATAAGCAATCAAGATATCAAGGCCATGGTTTTCTAGATGAGACCTATGGAAGAGATGATGGGGAGGGGCCTAAGGATGACTATTTGGAGGCTTTCTGCCATGTAGATGAATGGGACTCGTCCCCTAGAAGGAAGAAAGTAGGGGATCGACTCAATGTAAATATGGTTGAGAGCAGAAAAAATGATAAGATCTCAGATATTGACTATATGGATTGTGATGAAGATGGTGGTTCAAAGATTTGTTTACTTCCTGAAGACATGCCACTGTCTGATGACCCTGAGCGAGCAAAGCTTCTTGAAAGAATCCGTGCTGTGTTTGAGgctcttattaaaaataaatatcttgcATCAACTCACCTCAGCAAGGTTATGCATTATGTGGTGGAAGAACTTCAGAGTCTTTCTTTTGGCTCTCAACTTCTTAACTACAATATTGATCAAAGCCCTCTGTGCATATGCTTTTTGGGTCCCGAAGAACTGAAAAAGGTATTAAAATACTTGCAAGAACTTTCTCATTCTTGTGGCTTAGGGAGGTACCCTGAGAAAGTTGGTGCTGTGGATGAAACAAGCAATGGATGTCATGGAATTGACAATCTAGAGAAAATAGTTTTCAGTGATGACAGCTCGTGTTTGCTGTTTGATCAGTATTTCCTGGAGCGCAATCTTTCTCCCAGTTCATATCCTGATGCAGTTTCTAATGACAGAAATACAGCAATTTTGTCTGGTAATCAGTATCAAGATGGAGTTTTAGTTGACCCAGATGCATTACTGTCCTGGTTATTCACCGGTCCATCAAGTGTTGCAGCTTTGGCATCATGGACACGTGCAAGAGAAGAAAAAGGTCAACAAGGTATGGAAATTCTCCGATTGCTTGAGAAGGAGTATTACGACCTCCAAGGTTTGTGTGAGAGAAAATGTGAGCACCTAAGTTATGAGGAAGCACTGCAGGTAGTTGAAGATCTTTGCTTAGAAGAGGGTAAAAAAAGAGAACATGAAACAGAATTTGTCCGACAAAGCTACGATTCTATCTTGAGAAAGCGACGAGAACAACTCATAGATAGTGACAATGATACTACAATTATCAGCAATAGGCCTGAGTTGGATGCTATATCAAATGTTCTTAAAGAAGCAGAATCTCTCAATGTAAATCAATTTGGATTTGACGAAACTTACGGTGGTGGAACGTCTCAATTTTGTGACTTGGAGTCTGGCGAAGAGGATGATTGGAGACTGAAGGACTACCTTCATCAGGTGGACTCTAGTGTGGAAGTTGCAATACAGAGACAGAAGGAACATATCTCCATTGAG CTTAGCAAAATTGATGCACGAATTATGAGGGTGGTTACCGGGATGCAGCAGTTGGAGTCGAAGCTTGAGCCGGCTTCTTCCCAGGATTACCGGCGAATTTTAGTGCCTCTATTGAAATCATTTCTGCGG gCACACTTGGAGGACCTGGCCGAGAAGGATGCTACCGAGAAATCTGATGCCACAAGGGAAGCTTTTCTGGCTGAACTTGCACGTGATTCCGAAAAGAGTTCAAGTTGGGGAAATGAGAAGTCTAAACATGCCCATGAAAAGAcaaaggacaagaaaaagaaacaagagTATCGAAAAGCAAAAGATTCAAAG CCTAACAGTGGTAATGAATTGCATGTGCTTCACCATGAGACTGTGGATCATGT CTCATCTCCACTTGCTCATGATGGAGATGATCAAGAGAGTGAAATTCCTCAAACTGGTAATTCCTTAGATCTACAGGAAGAGGAGTACAAACGTATGATTGAGCTTGAAGCCGAGGAAAGGAAGCTAGAAGAAACTTTAGAGTATCAAAGAAGAATTGAGAATGAGGCTAAGCTGAAACATTTGGCTGAGCAACATAAGAGAACTGTAAGAGCAGTTCAAGAGAATATGGATGCAGTTACAAATCCTGAGTCCTACCCGTATCAAAAGTCGAGTCCTGACACTTACTTGAAGAGTTGTGATATTGATCAGAAAGTCAACGAGCAATGGAAGAGAAGTGAGAAG AACAATGTACTATTGAACAGTGTAGAAGGTCTTTCAAAGAACTTTCCAGAAAGAATGTCACAAAGAGATG GATTGTCAAACAAAGGAACTCCAGAGGATGGTATATTGATGTCTGATAAGCGATCTGGAAGAAAAGGCAGGCGCCCGAAAGATTCGTCTAAATTTAGTGAGGGGAATTATCAATCTGGTTCTTCTGAAAGGGAAAATACACAAGTTAGTGAATCAAAAGCTCTGGATTCTTCACACG AAAATAATGGTACCAGAGATAGTGGAACGAAGACATTGAGACAGCTACATGTGGAGGAGGATGATGAAGAAAGGTTCCAAGCTGACCTTAAGAGAGCTGTACGCCAAAGTCTCG ATGCATTCCACGCACATCAGAAATTTCCCTTGATGGCAAGTTCAGGGAGACAGCGGATGATATCTGAAACAGGCGATTTGAGTAATGAAATTAGTTTTGGAAATGTCAAAGAAATGGATGATGTATATGGCACTGGGCTAAAGAATGAAGTTGGAGAATACAATTGCTTTCTAAATGTCATTATACAG TCATTGTGGCATCTAAGACAATTTCGAGACGATTTTTTGCGAAGATCATCATCAGAACATGATCATGTGGGTGATCCATGTGTGGTATGTGCTTTATATGACATATTCACTGCTTTGAACACGGCTTCAACTGAGATGCAGAGAGAGGCTATTGCTCCTACTTCTCTGAGAATTGCTCTCAGCAACCTTTATCCCAATAGTAATTTCTTTCAGGAG GCTCAAATGAATGATTCTTCTGAAGTACTGGGTGTAATATTCGATTGCCTGCATCGATCATTTACATCAACTTTAGGTGGTTCAGATGCTGAATCTGCTGATAGCAGCTGTACGGGCTCTTGGGATTGCACAAGTAGTGCTTGTACTGTGCATTCTCTTTTCGGGATGGATATTTTTGAACGGATGAACTGCTATAATTGTGGATTGGAGTCTAGACATCTGAAGTACAcatcattttttcataatattaatgCCAGTGCTCTCCGAACTATGAAG GTTATGTGTCCAGAAAGCTCATTTGACGAGCTTCTGAATCTTGTTGAGATGAACCATCAGTTGGCTTGCGATCCTGAGGTTGGTGGATGTGAGAAACTTAACTATATTCATCACATTCTCTCTGCTCCACCACATATTTTCACAACGG TTTTGGGTTGGCAAAATACTTGTGAGGATGTAGATGACATAAAAGCCACATTATCAGCTTTATCTACTGAAGTGGACATCGGCGTCCTTTATCGGGGTCTTGATCCGAAAAACAAACATTGCTTAACTTCTGTG